TTCCTGGTCGCCGGTTACGGCACCGAGGAGGCGGAGCGCGGCCCGGGCGGCCAGACGCACCCGGGCGGCGGCGTCCGCATGAAGGCGCCGGTCACGTTCAACGCGCTCAACAGCGCCTGGATCCGGCTCTCCATGACCGCGCCCCAGGGGAACGGCGGCGCCTGCTACGGCGACTCGGGCGGCCCCAACTTCGCGGAGCTGAAGGGCGGGCGGACGCTGGTGGCCACGACGATCACCGGTGATACGCCGTGCTACGCGACCAATGTGGTCTATCGGCTGGACACTCCCGGCGCGCGTGACTTCCTGAAGCCGTACGTCCAGCTTCCCTGACGTCCCCGTCCCGACCCCGCCCCGCCCGCCGTCACTCTGCGTGATCTTCGCACGATGTGGAATCGGGCGGGACGGGCGAACGCTTTCGTCCGCTCAGGTTTCTGCCACTGTCCGATATCCGGAGAGTCGAGCGGAGGGCGCGACAGGACCAAGATTCACTCAAGCCCCTTAGCGGAACTGCACGTTCTCAGTATGTGAACACTGCATTACAGACCCTAATGCCCCGGTTTACCCATGCGGCGCGCACACCATTTCCCCGTCGGCATAACAAGACAGTCACATCCTGTCCTCGCCGCTCCCCGACCCTCCCCACCTGCGCTTAGAGTCACGGCCAGTCACCGCGCCGCCGGGCGCGTCCTAGTGCACGGCCCTGTACCAAACCCAGTACGGCCCGGCGTTCCAAAACGGCACCCCTCGCTCCGCAGCTTCACGGCACCGCCTCATTCCGAGGGGGCCGCGCCAGGGAAAGGACCCTTCGTGCGAAACCGTTCGTTGCTCATACTCACCACCGCGGTCACCGCGGGAGCGCTGACGCTCACTGCCTGTGGTTCCCGTGACGACAAGGGCGGCGCCGAGAACGGCGACAGCGGCAACGTCACCGTCACCATCGGTCTGGACGCGCCGCTGACGGGTGAGCTGTCCGCCCTCGGCCAGGGCATCAAGAACTCGGCCGACCTCGCGGTCAAGACGGCCAACAAGAAGGGTTACGTCAAGGGCGTGACCTTCAAGCTGGAGTCCCTGGACGACCAGGCGCAGCCCTCCTCCGGCCAGCAGAACGCCACCAAGTTCGTCGCCGACAAGTCCGTCCTCGGCGTCGTCGGCCCGCTGAACTCCGGTGTCGCCGAGTCCATGCAGAAGGTCTTCGACGACGCGAAGCTGGTGCAGGTCTCCCCGGCCAACACCAACCCGTCGCTCTCCCAGGGCCCGAACTGGGCCTCCGGTGACAAGAAGCGCGGCTACAAGTCGTACTTCCGCACCGCCACCACCGACGCCATCCAGGGCCCGTTCGCGGCCCAGTACGTCTTCAAGGAGGCCAAGAAGACCAAGGCCTTCATCATCGACGACAAGAAGACCTACGGCGCCGGTCTCGCGGGCACCTTCAAGGGCGAGTTCGAGAAGCTCGGCGGCAAGGTCGTCGGCACCCAGCACATCAACCCGGACACCAAGGACTTCGCCGCGGTCGCCACGCAGGTGAAGAGCTCCGGTGCCGAGGTCGTCTACTACGGTGGCGAGTACCCGGCCGCCGGCCCGCTGGCCAAGCAGATCAAGGCGGCCGGCGCGAAGGTCACCGTCGTCGGCGGCGACGCGATCTTCAGCCCGGAGTACGTGAAGCTCGCCAGCGCGGCCTCGGCCGAGGGCGACTTCGCCACCTCGGTCGGCGCGCCGATCGAGTCCCTCGACTCCGCCAAGGAGTTCCTGGCCAACTACAAGGCCGAGAACTACAAGGAGGCCTACGAGGCCTACGGCGGCTACGCCTACGACTCGACCTGGGCGATCATCGAGGCCGTCAAGAAGGCCGTCGAGGGCAACGGCGGCAAGCTCCCCGAGCGCGCCAAGGTCGTCGAGGCCATGCAGGGCGTCTCCTTCGAGGGTGTGACCGGCTCGGTCGCCTTCGACGAGTTCGGTGACACCACCAACAAGCAGCTCACGGTCTACAAGGTCGAGGGCGGCGCGTTCAAGCCGGTCAAGTCCGGCACCTTCGGCGGCTGATCCTCAGCAGCCCCATCTCTCAGCACCACCTTCACCGCGCGGGGGCGCCACACAGGCTCCCCGCGCGGTGTCACATCCGTCGAAAGTCTCGGAGGACAATGCGGTGAACGAACTGCCGCAGCAGCTGGTCAACGGCCTGCTACTGGGATCCATGTACGGGCTCGTCGCCGTCGGCTACACGATGGTCTACGGCATCGTCCAGCTCATCAACTTCGCCCATGGCGAGATCTTCATGACCGGCGGCTTCGGGGCGCTCACGGTCTGGCTCATCCTGCCCACCGGCACCACCATGTGGATCGCTCTGCCCCTCATGCTGATCGGTGCCATCCTCGTCGCGACGACGATAGCCGTCGGGGCGGAACGCCTGGCCTACCGCCCGCTGCGCGGTGGCCCCCGCCTCGCCCCGCTCATCACCGCCATCGGTCTCTCGCTCGCCCTCCAGCAGGCCGTCTGGTCCCTGTACCCGGAGGCGAAGTCCGCCCGGACCTTCCCGCAGATCCCCGGCGGCCCGATCGAGCTCGGACCGGTCACCATCCAGACCGGCGACGTCTTCCTGCTGATCGCCGCCCCCGTCTGCATGGCCTTCCTCGCCTTCTTCGTCATGCGCACGCGCACCGGTCGCGGCATGCAGGCCACGGCGCAGGACCCGGACACCGCGAAGCTCATGGGCGTCAACACCGACCGGATCATCGTGATCGCGTTCGCCCTCGGCGCCGCGTTCGCCGCCGTCGGTGCCGTGGCCTACGGCCTCAAGTACGGCGTCGTCGACTTCAAGATGGGCTTCCTCCTCGGACTCAAGGCCTTCACGGCCGCGGTCCTCGGCGGCATCGGCAACATCTACGGGGCCATGATCGGCGGACTCGTCCTCGGCATCGCCGAGACGATGGCGACGGCCTACATCGCCCACATCCCCGGCATGCAGCAGCTCGGCGGCCAGTCCTGGGCCGACGTCTGGGCCTTCGTACTCCTCATCGTCGTACTCCTCGCCCGGCCACAAGGCCTGCTCGGCGAGCGCGTCGCGGACAGGGCGTGAGCACCATGACCACCATCTCCGAGAACCCCAACGCACCCACGGCCGCCGAGGCCTCCCCCGAGGCGAACGGCCTCATCGGCTTCATCCCGGCCGGCATCGCCCGCCCGCTCGCCCTGGGCGGCGGCGTCCTCACCGTCGCCAGCTGTTTCCTCGCCTGGACCTGGACCGCCCGCTTCCCGGGTGACCTCACGTTCTACGGCAACCCCGGCGGCCTCCAGCTCCAGGTCCTGGTCACCGGCCTGCTGACCACCCTCTTCGCCCTCTCCTCGTACGGCGTCAAGGGCACCCGCTGGCTGACCCCGGCCGGCGGCGACGGAGCCCTCAAGCTCGCCGCGCTGGCCAACTTCGCGGCCGCCTGGTTCACGGTCGGCGCGATCAGCGTCGAGCTCGGCGGCCCGGTCAACCTGGAGCCGGGCGGCGCGGTCGTCGCGCTCGCCACCCTGCTCGCTCTCCTCGGCGCCTTCGCGCTCCCCTTCGAGCGGCCGAAGCTGCTTCCGGTGGACCCCGAGGACGCCGGCTGGGACCAGTTCAAGCACCGCTGGAGCAACGGCTGGGCGACCTTCCGGTCCTCCTTCTCCAGTGGCCCCGTGCGCAAGCTGCCGGCCATGAACTCCGCCGTCGAGATCCTGATCATCGCCGGAGTCCTCGCCGTGGCGCTGGGCGTCTTCACCTACGGTGTCGGCACCGAGTACGACGAGCAGTTCCTCGGCTTCCTGATCACGACCGGCATCGGCTTCGCGGCGGTCAACAAGTCGGGGCTCACGGCGCAGGCCACGCAGCTCACGGGCAAGCACCAGAACCTGTCCATCGCGGGCGCGTTCACCGCCGCGGCGCTCTTCCCCTTCACCCAGACCGACGACCAGTACGCGACGCTCGGCGTCTACATCCTGATCTTCGCCACGGTCGCCCTGGGCCTGAACATCGTCGTCGGCCTCGCCGGTCTCCTCGACCTCGGTTACGTCGCCTTCCTCGGCGTCGGCGCCTACGCGGCCGCCCTCGTCTCGGGCGCCCCGACCTCGCCGTTCGGCATCCACCTGCCCTTCTGGGCCGCCGTCCTGGTCGGCGCGGCCGCGTCCCTGGTGTTCGGTGTGCTCATCGGCGCCCCGACGCTGCGACTGCGCGGCGACTACCTCGCCATCGTCACCCTCGGTTTCGGTGAGATCTTCCGTATCGCCGTGATGAACGCCGACGGCACCTCCGGCCCCGACATCACCAACGGCTCCAACGGCATCGCGTCCATCCCGAACCTCGACATGTTCGGGTTCGACTTCGGCGCCGAGCACTCCATCGCCGGCTTCACGATCGGCCGGTTCGCGAACTACTTCTTCCTGATGCTGCTGATCATGGCGGTCGTCGTGCTGGTCTTCCGGCGCAGCGGCGACTCCCGCATCGGCCGCGCCTGGGTCGCCATCCGCGAGGACGAGACCGCGGCGCTCGCCATGGGCATCAACGGCTTCCGGGTCAAGCTCATCGCCTTCGCGCTCGGCGCCTCGCTCGCCGGCCTGGCCGGCACCGTGCAGGCGCACGTCACCTACACGGTGACCCCGGAGCAGTACGTCTTCGCCGGTCCCATCCCGCCCAACTCCGCCTTCCTGCTCGCGGCCGTCGTCCTCGGCGGCATGGGCACCATGAGCGGTCCGCTGGTCGGTGCGTCGCTGCTCTTCCTGATCCCCAACAAGCTCCAGTTCATGGGCGAATACCAGCTGCTCGCCTTCGGTGTCGCGCTGATCCTGCTCATGCGCTTCCGCCCGGAGGGCATGATCGCCAACCGGCGCAACCAGCTGGAGTTCCACGAGAACGACGAGACGCCCGCCACGCTCGCCAAGGCAGGTGCCTGAACCATGACGACCACCACCAACAAGGCCGAGGCCACCACCGAGCCGGCCGCCCGCGAGACCGTGCTCGACGCGCGCGGGGTCACCATGCGGTTCGGCGGCCTCACCGCCGTGCGCGATGTGAACCTCACCGTGAACAGCGGCGAGATCGTCGGTCTCATCGGCCCCAACGGCGCCGGCAAGACCACCTTCTTCAACTGCCTCACCGGTCTCTACATCCCGACCGAGGGCGAGGTCCGCTACAAGGGCCAGGTCCTCCCGCCGAAGTCGTTCAAGGTCACCGCGGCCGGTATCGCGCGCACCTTCCAGAACATCCGTCTCTTCGGCAACATGACGGTCCTGGAGAACGTCCTCGTCGGACGTCACACCCGCACCAAGGAGGGCCTCTGGTCGGCCCTGCTCCGCGGCCCCGGCTTCAAGAAGGCCGAGGCGGCCTCCGAGAAGCGGGCCATGGAGCTCCTGGAGTTCATCGGCCTCCAGGACAAGGCGCAGCACCTCGCCAAGAACCTCCCGTACGGAGAGCAGCGCAAGCTGGAGATCGCCCGCGCCCTCGCGAGCGACCCCGGTCTGATCCTGCTCGACGAGCCCACCGCCGGCATGAACCCGCAGGAGACGCGGGCGGCGGAGGAACTCATCTTCGCCATCCGGGACATGGGCATCGCCGTGCTCGTCATCGAGCACGACATGCGGTTCATCTTCAACCTCTGCGACCGGGTCGCCGTGCTCGTCCAGGGCCAGAAGCTGATCGAGGGCGACAGCGCGACCGTCCAGGGCGACGAGCGGGTCATCGCCGCGTACCTGGGCGAGCCGGTCGAGGCGGCTCCGGCCGCCGCCGCCGCCGAGGAGGTCGCGGAGGAGGAGTCGGAGGACGGCCCGGAGGACTCCTCGGTCGAGGACTCGGAGACCTCCGAGGACGACGAGACCTCCGAGGCCCCGGCCGACGAGGCCCCGGCGGCCGACGAGCCCGCCGCAGACACCGACGAGGAGCCCTCGGAGGACAGCAAGGAGAACGACGCATGACCGCACTGCTCGAAGTCGAGGACCTGCGCGTCGCCTACGGAAAGATCGAGGCCGTCAAGGGCATCTCCTTCTCCGTCGACGCCGGTGAGGTCGTCACCCTCATCGGCACCAACGGCGCCGGGAAGACCACCACCCTGCGGACCCTCTCCGGGCTCCTCAAGCCGGTCGGCGGCCAGATCAAGTTCGAGGGCAAGTCCCTCCGCAAGATCCCCGCGCACAAGATCGTCTCGCTGGGTCTGGCCCACTCCCCCGAGGGCCGGCACATCTTCCCCCGGATGACGATCGAGGAGAACCTCCTCCTCGGCGCCTTCCTCCGGAAGGACACCGCCGGCATCGCCAAGGACGTCCAGCGCGCCTACGACCTCTTCCCGATCCTGGGCGAGCGTCGCAAGCAGGCCGCGGGCACGCTCTCCGGCGGTGAGCAGCAGATGCTCGCGATGGGCAGGGCGCTGATGTCCCAGCCGAAGCTGCTCATGCTCGACGAGCCCTCGATGGGTCTCTCGCCGATCATGATGCAGAAGATCATGGCGACGATCGCCGAGCTGAAGGCCCAGGGCACCACGATCCTGCTCGTCGAGCAGAACGCCCAGGCCGCGCTCGCCCTGGCGGACCACGGTCACGTCATGGAGATCGGCAAGATCGTGCTCTCGGGCACGGGGCAGGACCTGCTCCACGACGAGTCCGTCCGCAAGGCGTACCTCGGCGAGGACTGAGCCCCACGAACCGAAGGCCCGCCCCACAAGGTCGTGGGGCGGGCCTTCTCGTGTACGGAAGCAATGGGCAACTACTGCCCCTTGGCCGCCTTCTTCTCCTCGGCGTCCTCGATGACGGCCTCGGCGACCTGCTGCATCGACATGCGGCGGTCCATCGAGGTCTTCTGGATCCAGCGGAAGGCCGCGGGCTCCGTCAGGCCGTACTGGGTCTGCAGGATCGACTTGGCGCGGTCGACGAGCTTGCGGGTCTCCAGGCGCTGGGAGAGGTCGGCGACCTCCTTCTCCAGGGCGCGGAGCTCGGCGAAGCGGGAGACGGCCATCTCGATGGCCGGCACCACGTCGCTCTTGCTGAACGGCTTCACCAGGTACGCCATGGCGCCGGCGTCCCGGGCCCGCTCGACGAGCTCGCGCTGCGAGAAGGCGGTCAGCATGAGGACCGGGGCGATGGACTCGCCGGCGATCTTCTCGGCGGCCGAGATGCCGTCGAGGACGGGCATCTTCACGTCGAGGATGACGAGGTCGGGGCGGTGCTCGCGGGCGAGCTCGACGGCCGTCTGGCCGTCCCCGGCCTCGCCGACGACCGTGTAGCCCTCTTCCTCCAGCATCTCTTTGAGGTCGAGGCGGATGAGGGCCTCGTCCTCGGCGATGACGACGCGGGTCGTCAGCGGCGGGACGTGCGACGCCTCGGCGTCGTCGGCGGGCTGGGGCGACTCGGGGGCGGTCACGCGGGCTCCTCGTTCGATGGCCTCGTTCCGAGGCGGATACTGCTCCCCATGAGCCTACCTACCTCCTGTAAGGTAGGGACACGGCGGGTGATCACCGACCTTCGTTTCGAAGGATGCCCCGGTAGCCCAGCGGAAGAGGCAGTGGTCTCAAACACCATACAGCGTGGGTTCGAATCCCACCCGGGGCACTTTACCTTTGATTCCAAGGATTGAGACTCTAGACCCTAGGCGAGTGGTTCTCCGATGTGGTGGACCCTGACCAGGTTCGTGGAGCCCGCGACGCCCGGCGGGGAGCCCGCCGTGATGACCACGATGTCGCCCGGCCGGCAGCGGCCGATCCGCAGCAGCTCCTCGTCGACCTGGGCCACCATCGCGTCCGTGGAGTCCACGTGCGGGCCGAGGAAGGTCTCGACGCCCCACGTCAGGTTGAGCTGGGAGCGGGTCGCCGGGTCCGGCGTGAAGGCGAGCAGCGGGATCGGCGAGCGGTAGCGGGAGAGCCGCTTGACCGTGTCGCCGGACTGGGTGAACGCCACCAGGAACCTGGCGCCCAGGAAGTCGCCCATCTCGGCGGCCGCGCGGGCCACCGCGCCGCCCTGGGTGCGCGGCTTGTTCCGCTCGGTGAGCGGCGGAAGCCCCTTGGCGAGGATGTCCTCCTCCGCGGCCTCGACGATCCGGCTCATGGTGCGGACCGTCTCGATCGGGTAGCGGCCGACGCTGGTCTCGCCGGAGAGCATCACGGCGTCGGTGCCGTCGATGACCGCGTTCGCCACGTCGCTCGCCTCGGCGCGCGTGGGGCGGGAGTTGTCGATCATCGAGTCGAGCATCTGGGTGGCGACGATGACCGGCTTGGCGTTGCGCTTGGCCAGCTTCACGGCGCGCTTCTGGACGATCGGCACCTGCTCCAGGGGCATCTCGACGCCCAGGTCGCCGCGGGCGACCATGATGCCGTCGAAGGCGGCGACGATCTCCTCGATGTTCTCGACGGCCTGCGGCTTCTCGATCTTGGCGATGACGGGGAGCCGGCGGCCCTCCTCGTCCATGATCCGGTGCACGTCGTCGATGTCGCGGGCGCTGCGGACGAAGGAGAGGGCGACGACGTCGGCGCCGGTGCGCAGCGCCCAGCGCAGGTCCTCGATGTCCTTCTCGGACAGGGCGGGGACGGAGACGGCGACCCCGGGCAGGTTGAGGCCCTTGTGGTCGGAGACCATGCCGCCCTCGATCACGCGGGTGCGCACGCGC
This is a stretch of genomic DNA from Streptomyces sp. R44. It encodes these proteins:
- a CDS encoding ANTAR domain-containing response regulator; amino-acid sequence: MTAPESPQPADDAEASHVPPLTTRVVIAEDEALIRLDLKEMLEEEGYTVVGEAGDGQTAVELAREHRPDLVILDVKMPVLDGISAAEKIAGESIAPVLMLTAFSQRELVERARDAGAMAYLVKPFSKSDVVPAIEMAVSRFAELRALEKEVADLSQRLETRKLVDRAKSILQTQYGLTEPAAFRWIQKTSMDRRMSMQQVAEAVIEDAEEKKAAKGQ
- a CDS encoding ABC transporter ATP-binding protein, coding for MTTTTNKAEATTEPAARETVLDARGVTMRFGGLTAVRDVNLTVNSGEIVGLIGPNGAGKTTFFNCLTGLYIPTEGEVRYKGQVLPPKSFKVTAAGIARTFQNIRLFGNMTVLENVLVGRHTRTKEGLWSALLRGPGFKKAEAASEKRAMELLEFIGLQDKAQHLAKNLPYGEQRKLEIARALASDPGLILLDEPTAGMNPQETRAAEELIFAIRDMGIAVLVIEHDMRFIFNLCDRVAVLVQGQKLIEGDSATVQGDERVIAAYLGEPVEAAPAAAAAEEVAEEESEDGPEDSSVEDSETSEDDETSEAPADEAPAADEPAADTDEEPSEDSKENDA
- a CDS encoding ABC transporter ATP-binding protein, with the translated sequence MTALLEVEDLRVAYGKIEAVKGISFSVDAGEVVTLIGTNGAGKTTTLRTLSGLLKPVGGQIKFEGKSLRKIPAHKIVSLGLAHSPEGRHIFPRMTIEENLLLGAFLRKDTAGIAKDVQRAYDLFPILGERRKQAAGTLSGGEQQMLAMGRALMSQPKLLMLDEPSMGLSPIMMQKIMATIAELKAQGTTILLVEQNAQAALALADHGHVMEIGKIVLSGTGQDLLHDESVRKAYLGED
- a CDS encoding branched-chain amino acid ABC transporter permease, coding for MTTISENPNAPTAAEASPEANGLIGFIPAGIARPLALGGGVLTVASCFLAWTWTARFPGDLTFYGNPGGLQLQVLVTGLLTTLFALSSYGVKGTRWLTPAGGDGALKLAALANFAAAWFTVGAISVELGGPVNLEPGGAVVALATLLALLGAFALPFERPKLLPVDPEDAGWDQFKHRWSNGWATFRSSFSSGPVRKLPAMNSAVEILIIAGVLAVALGVFTYGVGTEYDEQFLGFLITTGIGFAAVNKSGLTAQATQLTGKHQNLSIAGAFTAAALFPFTQTDDQYATLGVYILIFATVALGLNIVVGLAGLLDLGYVAFLGVGAYAAALVSGAPTSPFGIHLPFWAAVLVGAAASLVFGVLIGAPTLRLRGDYLAIVTLGFGEIFRIAVMNADGTSGPDITNGSNGIASIPNLDMFGFDFGAEHSIAGFTIGRFANYFFLMLLIMAVVVLVFRRSGDSRIGRAWVAIREDETAALAMGINGFRVKLIAFALGASLAGLAGTVQAHVTYTVTPEQYVFAGPIPPNSAFLLAAVVLGGMGTMSGPLVGASLLFLIPNKLQFMGEYQLLAFGVALILLMRFRPEGMIANRRNQLEFHENDETPATLAKAGA
- a CDS encoding branched-chain amino acid ABC transporter permease, whose translation is MNELPQQLVNGLLLGSMYGLVAVGYTMVYGIVQLINFAHGEIFMTGGFGALTVWLILPTGTTMWIALPLMLIGAILVATTIAVGAERLAYRPLRGGPRLAPLITAIGLSLALQQAVWSLYPEAKSARTFPQIPGGPIELGPVTIQTGDVFLLIAAPVCMAFLAFFVMRTRTGRGMQATAQDPDTAKLMGVNTDRIIVIAFALGAAFAAVGAVAYGLKYGVVDFKMGFLLGLKAFTAAVLGGIGNIYGAMIGGLVLGIAETMATAYIAHIPGMQQLGGQSWADVWAFVLLIVVLLARPQGLLGERVADRA
- the pyk gene encoding pyruvate kinase, with the protein product MRRAKIVCTLGPATETYDQIKALIEAGMDVARFNLSHGSYAEHEERYQRVRKAADETGRSVGVLADLQGPKIRLGRFREGPVLLERGDEFTITVEPREGDRHGCGTTYAGLAGDVTPGERVLVDDGRVTLEVTSVDGPRVRTRVIEGGMVSDHKGLNLPGVAVSVPALSEKDIEDLRWALRTGADVVALSFVRSARDIDDVHRIMDEEGRRLPVIAKIEKPQAVENIEEIVAAFDGIMVARGDLGVEMPLEQVPIVQKRAVKLAKRNAKPVIVATQMLDSMIDNSRPTRAEASDVANAVIDGTDAVMLSGETSVGRYPIETVRTMSRIVEAAEEDILAKGLPPLTERNKPRTQGGAVARAAAEMGDFLGARFLVAFTQSGDTVKRLSRYRSPIPLLAFTPDPATRSQLNLTWGVETFLGPHVDSTDAMVAQVDEELLRIGRCRPGDIVVITAGSPPGVAGSTNLVRVHHIGEPLA
- a CDS encoding ABC transporter substrate-binding protein; protein product: MRNRSLLILTTAVTAGALTLTACGSRDDKGGAENGDSGNVTVTIGLDAPLTGELSALGQGIKNSADLAVKTANKKGYVKGVTFKLESLDDQAQPSSGQQNATKFVADKSVLGVVGPLNSGVAESMQKVFDDAKLVQVSPANTNPSLSQGPNWASGDKKRGYKSYFRTATTDAIQGPFAAQYVFKEAKKTKAFIIDDKKTYGAGLAGTFKGEFEKLGGKVVGTQHINPDTKDFAAVATQVKSSGAEVVYYGGEYPAAGPLAKQIKAAGAKVTVVGGDAIFSPEYVKLASAASAEGDFATSVGAPIESLDSAKEFLANYKAENYKEAYEAYGGYAYDSTWAIIEAVKKAVEGNGGKLPERAKVVEAMQGVSFEGVTGSVAFDEFGDTTNKQLTVYKVEGGAFKPVKSGTFGG